The Burkholderiaceae bacterium genome contains a region encoding:
- a CDS encoding H-NS histone family protein: MASYKELLQKQKELAVQIEEARKREIADAVHKVRELVAEYGLTAQDVFPSRRSGKAASAGKVAPKYRDPATGVTWTGRGKPPRWIEGKDRSAFAIA; encoded by the coding sequence ATGGCGAGTTACAAGGAACTGCTGCAAAAGCAGAAAGAACTGGCTGTTCAAATCGAGGAAGCGCGCAAGCGCGAGATTGCCGACGCCGTGCACAAGGTGCGCGAACTGGTGGCCGAATATGGCCTGACGGCGCAGGACGTGTTTCCGAGCCGCCGCAGCGGCAAGGCCGCATCCGCCGGCAAGGTGGCGCCCAAATACCGCGATCCGGCCACCGGCGTGACCTGGACCGGCCGCGGCAAGCCCCCGCGCTGGATCGAGGGCAAGGACCGCAGCGCTTTCGCGATTGCCTGA
- a CDS encoding HlyC/CorC family transporter, which produces MDFFLIVFLTLLNGLFAMSELAVASSRKARLAAMEESGDAGATAALALMERPTQFLSTVQVGITSIGMLNGIVGEAAFSGPVAAWLAELGLSPGVASFAGTALVVAIITFTTIVFGELVPKRIGQMFPEAVARWIARPMTWLARLAKPFVWLLSVCTQGMLKLLRIDETQGRRVTEEEISASLEEGVDAGLIEAHEHQMVRNVFHLDDRPLTSLMVARGDIDWLDAGLSVAQALDYVARHGENSVHSWYPVCRNGLDEVKGVISVARLLALGPHVDGPIDTHAEPARFLPETLSGLEMLEQLRARSGRLAFVVDEYGVVQGMMTPHDLLEAITGELKPDADVEAWATPTPDGSWLLDGLMPISELKARLDIDELPAEDKNRYNTLGGLLMSVLGRMPQAGEQIECAGWIFEIRRMQGRRIDKIKAHPALVADTEI; this is translated from the coding sequence ATGGACTTCTTCCTGATCGTTTTTCTCACCCTGCTCAACGGCCTGTTCGCCATGTCCGAGCTGGCCGTGGCCTCCAGCCGCAAGGCCCGGTTGGCCGCCATGGAGGAAAGCGGCGACGCCGGCGCCACGGCCGCCCTGGCGCTGATGGAGCGCCCCACGCAGTTCCTGTCCACGGTGCAGGTGGGCATCACCTCGATCGGCATGCTCAACGGCATCGTGGGCGAGGCGGCCTTCAGCGGCCCGGTGGCGGCGTGGCTGGCCGAGCTGGGCCTGAGCCCGGGCGTGGCCTCGTTTGCCGGCACGGCGCTGGTGGTGGCGATCATCACCTTCACCACCATCGTGTTCGGCGAGCTGGTGCCCAAGCGCATCGGCCAGATGTTTCCCGAGGCGGTGGCGCGCTGGATCGCCCGGCCCATGACCTGGCTGGCGCGCCTGGCCAAGCCCTTCGTGTGGTTGCTGTCGGTGTGCACGCAGGGCATGCTCAAGCTACTGCGCATCGACGAAACACAGGGCCGGCGCGTGACCGAGGAGGAAATATCGGCCAGCCTGGAAGAAGGCGTGGACGCCGGCCTGATCGAGGCGCACGAGCACCAGATGGTGCGCAACGTGTTTCACCTCGACGACCGCCCTTTGACCTCGCTGATGGTGGCGCGCGGCGACATCGACTGGCTGGACGCCGGCCTGAGCGTGGCGCAGGCGCTCGATTATGTGGCGCGCCACGGTGAAAACAGCGTCCATTCCTGGTATCCGGTTTGCCGCAATGGCCTGGACGAGGTCAAGGGCGTGATATCCGTGGCGCGTCTGCTCGCCTTGGGCCCGCATGTCGACGGCCCCATCGATACCCATGCCGAGCCGGCCCGATTCCTGCCAGAAACCCTGAGCGGGCTGGAAATGCTGGAGCAATTGCGCGCCAGGTCAGGGCGGCTGGCCTTTGTGGTGGATGAATATGGCGTGGTGCAGGGCATGATGACGCCACACGATTTGCTGGAAGCCATTACGGGGGAATTGAAGCCGGACGCCGATGTCGAAGCCTGGGCCACGCCCACGCCCGATGGCAGCTGGCTGCTGGACGGGCTGATGCCGATCAGCGAACTGAAAGCCCGGCTGGATATCGATGAATTGCCGGCAGAAGACAAAAACCGCTACAACACCCTGGGCGGCCTGCTGATGTCGGTGCTGGGCCGCATGCCGCAGGCCGGCGAGCAAATCGAATGCGCGGGCTGGATTTTCGAGATTCGCCGGATGCAGGGCCGGCGGATTGATAAAATCAAGGCTCACCCTGCGTTGGTGGCCGATACCGAAATATGA
- a CDS encoding symmetrical bis(5'-nucleosyl)-tetraphosphatase, with protein sequence MALYLIGDVQGCDDALGRLLAAAAFSPSRDRLIVLGDLVNRGPASLAVLRRLVALGAAGQSLLGNHDLHLLALASGARAPHRLDTVGDVLAAPDRAALLDWLRQRPLAQREQGVLLVHAGVLPQWTAEQTLALAGEVQAVLRGADWMVFLQQMYGNQPDRWHDELQGAERLRVIVNALTRLRFCTPEGRMEFATKEGGAAAAPPGYLPWFDVPARRTAGESIAFGHWSTLGAIERPGLIALDTGCVWGGCLSAARLDGAGRVAERIQVRCAQAQAPGRA encoded by the coding sequence ATGGCACTTTATCTTATCGGCGACGTGCAGGGTTGCGACGACGCCCTGGGCCGGCTGCTGGCGGCGGCGGCGTTTTCTCCCAGCCGCGACCGGCTGATCGTGCTGGGCGACCTGGTCAACCGGGGGCCGGCCTCGCTGGCCGTGCTGCGCCGGCTGGTGGCGCTGGGCGCCGCCGGGCAGAGCCTGCTGGGCAACCACGACCTGCACCTGCTGGCGCTGGCCAGCGGCGCGCGCGCGCCGCACCGGCTGGACACCGTGGGCGACGTCCTGGCCGCGCCCGACCGCGCCGCGCTGCTGGACTGGCTGCGCCAGCGCCCGCTGGCGCAGCGCGAGCAGGGCGTGCTGCTGGTGCACGCCGGCGTGCTGCCGCAGTGGACGGCCGAGCAGACCCTGGCCCTGGCTGGCGAGGTGCAGGCGGTGCTGCGCGGCGCCGACTGGATGGTGTTCTTGCAGCAGATGTACGGCAACCAGCCCGACCGGTGGCATGACGAGCTGCAGGGCGCCGAGCGCCTGCGCGTGATCGTCAACGCCCTCACACGGCTGCGCTTTTGCACGCCCGAGGGCCGCATGGAGTTCGCCACCAAGGAGGGCGGGGCGGCGGCGGCGCCTCCCGGCTACCTGCCCTGGTTCGACGTGCCGGCGCGCCGTACGGCGGGCGAGTCGATCGCCTTCGGCCATTGGTCCACGCTGGGCGCCATCGAGCGGCCCGGGCTGATTGCGCTGGACACCGGCTGCGTGTGGGGCGGATGCCTGAGCGCCGCGCGGCTGGACGGCGCTGGCCGCGTGGCCGAGCGCATCCAGGTGCGCTGCGCGCAGGCGCAGGCGCCGGGCCGGGCATGA
- a CDS encoding DEAD/DEAH box helicase → MTSKYSDLALAEPLKRAVADMGYETMTPIQAQAIPVVLAGQDVMGAAQTGTGKTAAFSLPLLQRLLKHETASLSPARHPVRALVLLPTRELAVQVADQVKQYAKYTQLRSAVVFGGMDMKPQTAELRQGVEVLVATPGRLLDHIEAKTAVLNQVEYVVLDEADRMLDIGFLPDLQRILSHLPKSRTTLLFSATFSPEIKRLAESYLHDPITIEVARPNATASTVDQHFYLLDDEDKRRAIRQVLKDKELRQAFVFCNSKLGTARLARALERDGLKTTALHGDKSQDERLKSLEAFKQGEVDLLVATDVAARGLDIKDVPAVFNYDVPFNPEDYVHRIGRTGRAGASGLAVTLVTRGDQRLMGELEKLLKTKIELEHLEFEGERPHGRANDGRRRWQGEETGDSRDDARRARGERRGTTPRGAPSAPADPFFNQPYTAEASAEQAPPAWDTPQRPRAGRSANIKPKRAVAALFKAPEPSTEPAS, encoded by the coding sequence ATGACAAGCAAATACTCCGATCTGGCGCTGGCCGAGCCGCTCAAGCGCGCCGTGGCCGACATGGGCTACGAGACCATGACCCCCATCCAGGCGCAGGCCATTCCGGTGGTGCTGGCGGGCCAGGACGTGATGGGCGCGGCGCAAACCGGCACCGGCAAGACGGCGGCCTTTTCGCTGCCGCTGCTGCAGCGCCTGCTCAAGCACGAGACCGCCTCGCTCTCGCCCGCGCGCCACCCGGTGCGCGCGCTGGTGCTGCTGCCCACGCGCGAGCTGGCGGTGCAGGTGGCCGACCAGGTCAAGCAGTACGCCAAATACACGCAGCTGCGCAGCGCCGTGGTGTTTGGCGGCATGGACATGAAGCCGCAGACCGCCGAGCTGCGCCAGGGCGTGGAGGTGCTGGTGGCCACGCCGGGGCGCCTGCTGGACCACATCGAGGCCAAGACCGCCGTCCTCAACCAGGTCGAATACGTGGTGCTGGACGAGGCCGACCGCATGCTGGACATCGGCTTTCTGCCCGATTTGCAGCGCATCCTCAGCCACCTGCCCAAGAGCCGCACCACCCTGCTGTTTTCGGCCACCTTCTCGCCCGAGATCAAGCGCCTGGCCGAAAGCTATCTGCACGACCCCATCACCATCGAGGTGGCGCGCCCCAATGCCACCGCCTCCACCGTCGACCAGCACTTCTACCTGCTGGACGACGAGGACAAGCGCCGCGCCATCCGCCAGGTGCTGAAGGACAAGGAACTGCGCCAGGCCTTCGTGTTCTGCAACAGCAAGCTGGGCACGGCGCGGCTGGCGCGCGCGCTGGAGCGCGACGGCCTGAAGACCACCGCCCTGCACGGCGACAAGAGCCAGGACGAGCGTCTGAAGTCGCTCGAGGCCTTCAAGCAGGGTGAGGTCGACCTGCTGGTGGCCACCGACGTGGCCGCGCGCGGGCTGGACATCAAGGACGTGCCCGCCGTCTTCAACTACGACGTGCCCTTCAACCCCGAGGACTACGTGCACCGCATCGGCCGCACCGGCCGCGCCGGCGCCTCAGGCCTGGCCGTCACCCTGGTCACCCGGGGCGACCAGCGCCTGATGGGCGAGCTGGAAAAGCTGCTCAAGACCAAGATCGAGCTGGAGCACCTGGAGTTCGAGGGCGAGCGCCCGCACGGCCGCGCCAACGACGGCCGCCGCCGCTGGCAAGGCGAGGAAACCGGCGACAGCCGCGACGACGCCCGGCGCGCCCGCGGCGAGCGGCGCGGCACCACCCCGCGCGGCGCCCCCAGCGCCCCCGCCGACCCCTTCTTCAACCAGCCCTACACCGCCGAGGCCAGCGCCGAGCAGGCCCCGCCGGCCTGGGACACCCCCCAGCGCCCGCGCGCCGGCCGCTCGGCCAACATCAAGCCCAAGCGCGCCGTGGCAGCCCTGTTCAAGGCGCCCGAGCCGAGCACCGAGCCGGCGTCCTGA
- a CDS encoding neutral zinc metallopeptidase encodes MRWEGQRESDNVEDRRSGGGGGFGIGGRSIGIGTIVLALIGWGVFGINPLTTIGVLSGGGGTSQQQQGPAQAPPANDRNAAFVSTVLASTEDVWGQIFQQAGQRYPAPKLVLYRGATPTACGTGQSAMGPFYCPGDQKVYLDMDFFDTMTRQLGAPGEFARAYVVAHEVGHHIQNLQGITDKVDSMRGRTSAAQQNALSVRLELQADCYAGIWANRSNQAKQWLDAGDIESAINAAQQIGDDTLQKRSQGYAVPDSFTHGSSAQRVRWFTQGYKTGSVQSCDTFNAQGL; translated from the coding sequence ATGAGATGGGAAGGTCAACGCGAGTCGGACAACGTCGAGGACCGCCGCAGCGGCGGGGGCGGTGGCTTCGGCATTGGCGGGCGCAGCATCGGCATCGGCACCATCGTGCTGGCGCTGATCGGCTGGGGCGTGTTCGGCATCAACCCGCTAACCACCATCGGCGTGCTCTCGGGCGGCGGCGGCACGTCGCAGCAGCAACAAGGACCGGCCCAGGCCCCGCCCGCCAACGACAGGAACGCCGCCTTCGTCTCCACCGTGCTGGCCTCCACCGAGGACGTGTGGGGCCAGATCTTCCAGCAGGCCGGCCAGCGCTACCCGGCGCCCAAGCTGGTGCTGTACCGCGGCGCCACGCCCACGGCCTGCGGCACCGGGCAGTCGGCGATGGGGCCGTTCTACTGCCCGGGCGACCAGAAGGTGTACCTGGACATGGACTTCTTCGACACCATGACGCGCCAGCTGGGCGCGCCGGGCGAGTTTGCCCGCGCCTACGTGGTGGCGCACGAGGTGGGCCACCACATCCAGAACCTGCAGGGCATCACCGACAAGGTGGACAGCATGCGCGGGCGCACCAGCGCGGCGCAGCAGAACGCCCTGTCGGTGCGGCTGGAATTGCAGGCCGACTGCTACGCCGGCATCTGGGCCAACCGCTCCAACCAGGCCAAGCAGTGGCTGGACGCGGGCGACATCGAGTCCGCCATCAACGCCGCGCAGCAGATCGGCGACGACACGCTGCAAAAGCGCAGCCAGGGCTACGCCGTGCCCGACAGCTTCACCCACGGCTCCAGCGCCCAGCGTGTGCGCTGGTTCACGCAGGGCTACAAGACCGGCAGCGTGCAAAGCTGCGATACCTTCAACGCGCAGGGCCTGTGA
- the pcp gene encoding pyroglutamyl-peptidase I, whose translation MVAPSSSRTPPKKTVECKPVLLTGFDPFGGDPINPSWLAARALHRRRIAGHAVVAAQLPTQFGASLARLRALLAEHRPALVICLGLAASRGALSLERVAININDARIADNAGARPIDTPVVADAPVAYFSRLPIKAMHAAIQASGIGVEVSQTAGTFVCNHVFYGLMHHLATTRGFARTRGGFIHVPPLPEQTAHGMPLAQMVEGLRIGIRTALTTVNDARHGAGAVD comes from the coding sequence ATGGTAGCGCCATCTTCATCCCGCACCCCGCCAAAAAAGACCGTCGAATGCAAGCCGGTGTTACTCACGGGCTTCGACCCCTTCGGCGGCGACCCGATCAACCCCAGCTGGCTGGCCGCGCGCGCCTTGCACCGGCGGCGCATCGCCGGCCACGCGGTGGTGGCGGCGCAGCTGCCCACGCAGTTCGGCGCCTCGCTGGCGCGCCTGCGCGCGCTGCTGGCCGAACACCGGCCGGCGCTGGTGATCTGCCTGGGCCTGGCCGCCAGCCGCGGCGCGCTGTCGCTGGAGCGCGTGGCCATCAACATCAACGACGCGCGCATCGCCGACAACGCGGGCGCACGGCCCATCGACACCCCTGTAGTGGCCGATGCGCCCGTGGCCTACTTCTCGCGCCTGCCCATCAAGGCCATGCACGCGGCCATCCAGGCGTCCGGCATCGGGGTGGAGGTGTCGCAGACGGCCGGCACCTTCGTCTGCAACCATGTCTTCTACGGACTGATGCACCACCTGGCCACCACCCGCGGCTTTGCGCGCACGCGCGGCGGCTTCATCCATGTGCCGCCACTGCCCGAGCAGACCGCGCACGGCATGCCGCTGGCGCAGATGGTGGAGGGCTTGCGCATCGGCATCCGCACGGCGCTGACGACGGTGAACGATGCGCGGCACGGAGCGGGGGCGGTGGACTGA
- a CDS encoding delta(1)-pyrroline-2-carboxylate reductase family protein — MAGTLTAQETAERLPWPALVDEIEALLGDASVRVPERIVMPTAHGAVLFVMPARDARVAMTKLISFTSANVGTATPTIQGDVAVFDVASGARRLILDGPTVTARRTAAVSALAARRLAPNRAGPMLIVGAGVQGRAHLQAFAAALGVRRFLIASRSAASAQALVDHARTLGLQAEVAPDADAALADCPLAVTCTPASGVVLRAHPRADGFIAAVGAFTPQMVELAPELCRHMAEVGRIVVDTRDAGHEAGDLLQAGLDVAAMPTLADVAPGASMGPVLFKSCGWAGWDLAAARLAMRG, encoded by the coding sequence ATGGCCGGTACCTTGACAGCGCAAGAAACCGCCGAGCGCCTGCCCTGGCCCGCGCTGGTGGACGAGATCGAGGCGCTGCTGGGCGACGCCAGCGTGCGGGTGCCCGAGCGCATCGTCATGCCCACCGCGCACGGCGCCGTGCTGTTCGTCATGCCGGCCCGCGACGCGCGCGTGGCCATGACCAAGCTGATCAGCTTCACCTCCGCCAACGTCGGCACGGCCACGCCCACCATCCAGGGCGACGTGGCGGTGTTCGACGTGGCCAGCGGCGCGCGGCGCCTGATCCTGGACGGCCCCACCGTCACCGCGCGGCGCACCGCCGCCGTGTCGGCCCTGGCCGCGCGCCGGCTGGCGCCCAACCGAGCCGGGCCGATGCTGATCGTGGGCGCAGGCGTGCAGGGCCGCGCGCACCTGCAGGCGTTTGCCGCCGCGCTGGGGGTGCGGCGCTTTCTGATCGCGTCGCGCAGCGCCGCCAGCGCGCAGGCGCTGGTCGATCACGCGCGCACGCTGGGCCTGCAGGCCGAGGTGGCGCCCGATGCGGATGCCGCCCTGGCCGATTGCCCGCTGGCCGTCACCTGCACGCCAGCCAGCGGCGTGGTGCTGCGCGCGCATCCGCGTGCCGATGGGTTCATCGCCGCCGTGGGCGCCTTCACGCCGCAGATGGTGGAGCTGGCACCGGAGTTGTGCCGTCACATGGCCGAGGTGGGCCGCATCGTGGTGGATACGCGCGATGCCGGGCACGAGGCGGGCGATCTGCTGCAGGCCGGCCTGGACGTGGCGGCGATGCCCACGCTGGCCGACGTGGCGCCCGGCGCATCGATGGGCCCGGTGCTGTTCAAGAGCTGCGGCTGGGCCGGCTGGGATCTGGCGGCCGCGCGGCTGGCGATGCGCGGGTGA
- a CDS encoding dCTP deaminase: MSIKSDRWIRRMAQEHGMIEPFEPGQVRQVDGRKIVSYGTSSYGYDIRCAPEFKIFTNIHSTVVDPKNFDEKSFVDFTGDVCIIPPNSFALARTMEYFRIPRNVLTICLGKSTYARCGIIVNVTPFEPEWEGYVTLEFSNTTPLPAKIYAGEGCAQVLFFESDEVCETSYKDRGGKYQGQVGVTLPKT; encoded by the coding sequence ATGAGCATCAAGAGCGACAGGTGGATTCGCCGCATGGCGCAGGAGCACGGCATGATCGAGCCCTTCGAGCCCGGCCAGGTGCGCCAGGTGGATGGCCGCAAGATCGTCAGCTACGGCACCAGCAGCTACGGCTACGACATCCGCTGCGCGCCCGAGTTCAAGATCTTCACCAACATCCACAGCACGGTGGTGGACCCGAAGAACTTCGACGAAAAGAGCTTTGTCGACTTCACGGGCGACGTCTGCATCATCCCGCCCAACAGCTTTGCGCTGGCGCGCACGATGGAGTACTTCCGCATCCCGCGCAACGTGCTGACCATCTGCCTGGGCAAGAGCACCTACGCGCGCTGCGGCATCATCGTCAACGTCACGCCTTTCGAGCCGGAGTGGGAAGGCTACGTGACGCTGGAGTTCTCCAACACCACCCCGCTGCCGGCCAAGATCTACGCCGGCGAGGGCTGCGCGCAGGTGCTGTTCTTCGAGAGCGACGAGGTGTGCGAGACCAGCTACAAGGACCGCGGCGGCAAGTACCAGGGACAAGTCGGGGTGACCTTGCCCAAGACCTGA
- a CDS encoding BMP family ABC transporter substrate-binding protein gives MYKNLVAALAAACFFAPLHAQTPTRAAWVYVTPILDTGWTHQHELGRLAVQKEFGPQVVTTHVDNVAEGPDAERVIRDLARQGNDIIFTTSFGYMEPALKVAREFPQVKFEVVTGVKRAPNVATANARYYEGRYLSGIAAGRMTKTGVVGYVAGFPIPEVLQGINAFTLGLRSVNPKASVKLVWLNEWFNPPRERDAAMTLMDQGADVLAFHTASTAVMAAAEERGKLAIAYHSDMRGVAPHAQLAAVTHHWEAYDIARVRAIRNGSWKSGDTWGGVKEGMVRIEAFGPQVPAKVRDEVLARQKDIAAGLLHPFAGPVTDNTGKLQVPRGQVPRDAQILQMNYLVEGVQGALPR, from the coding sequence ATGTACAAAAACCTCGTGGCCGCGCTCGCGGCCGCCTGTTTTTTTGCTCCCCTGCACGCCCAGACGCCCACACGCGCGGCCTGGGTCTATGTCACCCCCATCCTGGACACCGGCTGGACGCACCAGCACGAGCTGGGACGGCTGGCGGTGCAAAAGGAATTCGGCCCCCAGGTCGTCACCACCCACGTGGACAACGTGGCCGAAGGGCCCGATGCCGAACGCGTGATCCGCGACCTGGCGCGCCAGGGCAACGACATCATCTTCACCACCAGCTTCGGCTACATGGAGCCGGCGCTGAAGGTGGCGCGGGAATTTCCGCAGGTGAAGTTCGAGGTCGTCACCGGCGTCAAGCGCGCGCCCAACGTGGCCACCGCCAACGCGCGCTATTACGAAGGGCGCTACCTGTCGGGCATCGCCGCAGGGCGCATGACGAAGACGGGCGTGGTGGGCTACGTGGCGGGTTTTCCCATCCCCGAGGTGCTGCAGGGCATCAACGCCTTCACGCTGGGCCTGCGCAGCGTCAACCCCAAGGCCAGCGTCAAGCTGGTGTGGCTCAACGAGTGGTTCAACCCGCCGCGCGAGCGCGACGCCGCCATGACCCTGATGGACCAGGGCGCCGACGTGCTGGCCTTCCACACCGCCTCCACCGCCGTCATGGCCGCCGCCGAGGAGCGCGGCAAGCTGGCCATCGCCTACCACTCCGACATGCGCGGCGTGGCCCCGCACGCGCAGCTGGCCGCCGTGACCCACCACTGGGAGGCCTACGACATCGCCCGCGTGCGCGCCATCCGCAACGGCAGCTGGAAAAGCGGTGACACCTGGGGCGGCGTGAAGGAGGGCATGGTGCGCATCGAGGCCTTCGGCCCCCAGGTACCGGCCAAGGTGCGCGACGAGGTGCTGGCGCGGCAAAAGGACATCGCCGCCGGCCTCCTGCATCCCTTTGCCGGACCCGTGACGGACAACACCGGCAAGCTGCAGGTGCCCAGGGGCCAGGTCCCCAGAGACGCGCAGATCCTGCAGATGAACTACCTGGTCGAGGGCGTGCAGGGCGCCCTGCCCAGGTGA
- a CDS encoding adenosine deaminase, with amino-acid sequence MSWSMPPIARARLPALLAAMPKAELHIHIEGSLEPEMAFALAARNGITLPHANAQALRQAYAFDDLQSFLDLYYQGAGVLQTEQDFYDLARAYLAQAATDNVANAEIFFDPQTHTARGVAMETVIHGLARARDEARRERGISSALILCFLRHLNEREAFETLEQALPFREQFIGVGLDSSERGHPPEKFARVFARCRELGLHIVAHAGEEGPPAYIWQALDVLKAERIDHGVQAVHDAALMQRLAAERIPLTVCPLSNQKLQVFPDLSRHSLPQLLAGGLCAMVNSDDPAYFGGYVNANFQAVFDATGLDAQAAYQLAANSFEASFADAAQKQRWMQQLQECFERAHDAGR; translated from the coding sequence ATGAGCTGGAGCATGCCCCCCATCGCCCGCGCGCGGCTGCCCGCCCTGCTGGCCGCCATGCCCAAAGCCGAGCTGCACATCCACATCGAAGGCTCGCTCGAGCCCGAGATGGCCTTTGCCCTGGCCGCCCGCAACGGCATCACCCTGCCCCACGCCAACGCCCAGGCCCTGCGCCAGGCCTATGCCTTCGACGACCTGCAGAGCTTTCTCGACCTGTACTACCAGGGCGCCGGCGTGCTGCAGACCGAGCAGGATTTCTACGACCTGGCCCGCGCCTACCTTGCGCAAGCCGCTACCGATAACGTAGCAAATGCCGAAATCTTCTTCGACCCGCAGACGCACACTGCGCGCGGCGTGGCGATGGAGACGGTGATCCACGGCCTGGCCCGCGCCCGCGACGAGGCGCGGCGCGAGCGGGGCATCTCCAGCGCACTCATCCTGTGCTTTCTGCGCCACCTGAACGAGCGCGAGGCCTTCGAGACGCTGGAGCAGGCCCTGCCCTTTCGCGAGCAGTTCATCGGCGTCGGGCTGGACTCCAGCGAGCGCGGCCACCCGCCCGAGAAGTTCGCCCGCGTGTTTGCCCGCTGCCGCGAGCTGGGCCTGCACATCGTCGCCCACGCCGGCGAGGAAGGCCCGCCCGCCTACATCTGGCAGGCGCTGGACGTGCTGAAGGCCGAGCGCATCGACCACGGCGTGCAGGCCGTGCACGACGCGGCCCTGATGCAGCGCCTGGCCGCCGAGCGCATCCCGCTCACCGTCTGCCCACTGTCCAACCAGAAGCTGCAGGTGTTCCCCGACCTGTCCCGCCACAGCCTGCCGCAGTTGCTGGCCGGCGGGCTGTGCGCCATGGTCAACAGCGACGACCCGGCCTACTTCGGCGGCTACGTCAACGCCAACTTCCAGGCCGTGTTCGACGCCACCGGCCTGGATGCGCAAGCGGCGTACCAACTGGCTGCCAACAGCTTCGAGGCCAGTTTTGCCGACGCCGCGCAAAAGCAGCGCTGGATGCAGCAACTGCAGGAGTGCTTCGAGCGCGCGCACGACGCCGGCCGGTAA